The following are from one region of the Mustela lutreola isolate mMusLut2 chromosome 9, mMusLut2.pri, whole genome shotgun sequence genome:
- the ADIG gene encoding adipogenin encodes MKYPLVPLVNDLTFSFLVFWLWLPVSLLLVLLIVWLCFLLSQDSEDNDSDVCLDWEPWSKAPAQFCWEGTLHS; translated from the exons ATGAAGTACCCTCTGGTCCCGCTGGTGAACGAcctcacattttctttcctggtGTTCTGGCTCTGGCTGCCCGTGAGCTTGCTGTTGGTCCTGCTGATCGTCTGGCTCTGCTTCTTACTGAGCCAAG ACTCAGAGGACAATGATTCGGATGTATGCCTTGACTGGGAGCCCTGGAGCAAAGCCCCAGCCCAGTTTTGCTGGGAGGGGACACTCCATAGCTAA